ACCGGCCTTTCCGGGGCTGGAAAGAGCTGCGCGGTGAATTGTTTCGAGGATCTGGGTTATTTCTGTGTGGACAATCTTCCCCCGCTCCTGATTCCCAAATTTGCGGAGATGTGCCTCCAATCGGAAGGGAAAGTAAATCGGGTTGCCCTCGTCTGTGATGTTCGTGGGCGTGACTTTTTCACACACCTCTTTGAAAGCCTGGCCGAACTGGAGGCGGACGGTTTCCGCTACAAGATACTGTTTCTCGAGTCTTCCAGTGATGTGCTGGTGCGCAGATACAAGGAGACGCGGCGACGTCATCCTTTGAAGAAGAGCACTATCCTGGAGTCAATTGGCAAAGAGGTCAAGATACTGAGTGAGATAAGGGGTAAGGCTACCAGTATCATCGATACTTCATTCCTGACTCCCAACGAACTCCGTGACAGGATCATCTCCCTCTATGCTGAAAATCGGCGGGAGAAGAGCTTGCAGGTGACGCTTGTTTCTTTCGGGTACAAACATTCAATACCTTCAGATTGTGATCTGGTTTTTGATGTTCGCTTTCTGCCCAATCCCCATTATGTTGAACACCTCAAACCCTTGACGGGCAACGATACGGCGGTCAAGGATTATGTGTGCAAATGGCCGATCACCAGGAT
This is a stretch of genomic DNA from Bacillota bacterium. It encodes these proteins:
- the rapZ gene encoding RNase adapter RapZ, which produces MNDIQFVLITGLSGAGKSCAVNCFEDLGYFCVDNLPPLLIPKFAEMCLQSEGKVNRVALVCDVRGRDFFTHLFESLAELEADGFRYKILFLESSSDVLVRRYKETRRRHPLKKSTILESIGKEVKILSEIRGKATSIIDTSFLTPNELRDRIISLYAENRREKSLQVTLVSFGYKHSIPSDCDLVFDVRFLPNPHYVEHLKPLTGNDTAVKDYVCKWPITRIFLQKLGEMLTFLIPHYVSEGKSHLIIGIGCTGGRHRSVTIANELFHFLQQEGCSLAIEHRDIDK